The window TataatatatgtatatatgtgTGTTTGTCTGTAgaatattttaaaaatataaaGAAAATTACGAAAATAGTAAACCAAAAAATgagaacagaaaacaaaaaaaatactctAGGTAGCTGGCCTCCCGCGcgggtgggccggcccatctggGGCTGCCCCGACGCGAGAGCTGCCACTTTACTGTCACAATTTCGCCCAATCAGTTTATGTAACGTGTTTTACAAGATTGCCTCGAAAGTGCTAGCTAATCGTCTCAAGGTCATATAGCCGAATATCATCTCTGAGGAGCAGTTGGCATTCGTACCTGGAAGGCTCATTACAGACAATATAATTTCTGCTTACGAGTGTCTTCATTTTATGAAGAGGAACAGGACAAAGAGTAACACTTTTTGCGCACTCAAACTTGATATGATGAAAGCATACGATAGAGTTGAGTGGGATTACCTCAGGGCGATTATAGAGAGACTAGGCTTTGCTGCACCATGGATTACTATCGTCATGAATATGGTGAGCTCTGTCTCTTTCTCAGTGATGTTCAATGGACAAAAGTCGGAAGAATTCAAACCTACACGTGGCATTCGACATGGAGATCCCATCTCTCCATACTTGTTTTTGTTGGTAGCggagggcctttcgtgcctttCAAAATCACAAAACCAGTCATCCCGGCTGCTCGGCGGCATTAAGGTGGCACCATCGGCACCTTTTATTCGCGGATGATAGCCTGTTGTTCTTCAAGGCAAGTGTTAATGGGGCACATGAGGTATCAAACCTATTGGAGTCATATTGTATGGCATCGGGACAGAGGATAAATAGAGATAAATCATCGATCTTCTTCAACAAAGGGACCCCGGAAATAGTTCGAGATGCAGTAAAGGGTTTCCTCCATGTACCAAACGAGTCTTTGAGCGACAGATACTTAGGGATGCCGACAGATGTGGGGAACTCCAAAAATGGAACCTTTGAATATCTGAGTGATCGAGTCTGGGATAAGGTCAAAGGATGGATGAGCAAATGTTTATCGGCGGACGGAAAGGAGGTGCTCATTAAATCCGTAGCCCAGGCGATCATGGTATATTCTATGTCATGTTTTAAACTCCGAAGAGGCGTATGTGATCATATAAAGTCTATCATCCGGAAGTTTTGGTGGGGATGCAAACAGGGTGAGCGAAAGCTAGCTTGGGTCTCTTGGGATGTGATGGTGAGACCAAAACATTTGGGGGGGCTCGGTTTTAGAGACCTAGAGCTTTTTAACCTTGCTTTATTGGTGCCTCAGGCGTGGAGAATTTTTCAGGAGCCTACTACTCTGAGTGCCAGAATTCTCAAAGCAAGTTATTTCCCTGAGTCGACATTACTAGAGGCTCAACTGGGTCTCGTCCCTCTCAGATTTGGTGTGCGATACTTGAGGGAAGAGATGTGATGAAACAAGGAATTATAAGGCGAATTGGTAATGGTCAGACTACAGATATTTGGGCGGACAACTGGATCCCTAAAGAACACACGCCAAGGCCTATAACATCGCTAGTGCATGATCCACCGAGGAAGGTGGCGGAATTATTACAGCCAACCACGGGTGCATGGAATGATGACTTGGTCAGGTCAGTGTTCATACGTTTTGATGCGGACGCCATATTGAGAATACCGGTCTGTATAAGCAATATAGAGGATTTCTGGGCGTGGTATCCAGACCAAAAAGGAAGGTTTACTGTGAGCTCGGCCTACAAATTTCTGGTTAGCACAAAGGTACAACGGGAAGAGTGGTTAGAGGGCCAATCTGGGGCATCGACAGAACAGGAGGAAGGAAGGGCTTGGTTCACCTTATGGAAACTATCAATACCTTCGAAAATCAGAGTATTTCTATGGAGATTGGCACGTCATTCACTGCCTACTAAGGATGTTTTGCATCATAGAAACATGGCAGCCCAGAACGCATGCCCTTTGTGTGGGTGCCAGGACTCATGGCGTCATGCCTTGCTCTCATGTACCATGTCGAGGTGTGTGTGGGCACTATCGGACGAGAACTTGGTGCTGAAGATGGCAGAGTTGGAAGAACCTAGTGCCAAAAGATGGATGTTTGAGTTACACAGCAGGCTGAATCGATCCGAGTTCACGAAGATGGTTGTCACGATGTGGGCTATTTCATACGCACGCAAGAAAGCTATGTACGAGGTTATCTTTCAACCTCCGCAACAGACCATAAATTTCGTGGATAATTTCCTAGCAGATTTGTAACTGCTCCCAATTGGGAAACCCAAGGAGGCGAGTCCTACAGCCACGGCCCATCCTCAACGATGGCTCGCTCCAGAAGCTGGCGCTGTCAAGGTGAACGTGGATGGAGCCTTAGCGAAGAACATGCGTGTTGGAGTAGTGGCAGCACTCTGCCGATACCAGCATGGCTTCTACCTTGGTTCCTCTGTGGTGATTTACAGCGGCATCATTGATCCGGCGATCTTAGAAACTTTTGCTTGTAGAGAAGGGCTAGCACTGGCAGATGATCATGCTCATAACGTGGTGATTGCCTCCAACTGTCAGGAGTAGTCAAGGACATCAACCAGGAGACGGTGGTCCGAACGCAGCTATCACACATTAAATATTAGCTCAGTTTTTCTTCTTGTAAGTTTTTATTTGAGTGCAGAAACTTTAATTTTGAGGCTCACAATCTCGTAAAGTACGCATGTAATCTTGACGTAGGTAGGCATGTTTGATTGGGCAATCCTCATGACCCAACTCTTGTACTTATGGACATTACTTTGATTCAATAAAGCATGCGAGATTACTAAAAAAACTCGCTTAAAGCGAGAAATAGGGGCGCCCGCCGTGTTATGCGCAATGCCAAGCTTCACAACATTGAGCAAGTTCCGTTTGCAGTTGTATCTATTTTTGGTCGTGTGATGATCGAGAAAGTTGTCACTCGTTTGAAGTATCTCTTGGTTTGATTAATGTTAAGACACTACGGATGGAATGGTTCTGACAGTCAGACGGACAGTCCAGACGGGTGTGAAAGCCACAGCGATCCGAAACACTCTTGATAAATTTGGTCGGTAATCCATGTGGTCTGTGTATTGTACAAAGAAGATGCATCAAGTTACAAAACAAAGAGATGCTCTTATGTTTGAGAATGGATTCTTTGCTCTCAGGTTCCATGGAGCCCGaaattttcaaaaatttaaaattCAAATTTTGACTTTTGAATTTTTCAAATTAAGGATTCCATGGAGCCCGAGCTCCATTAGCAATTACTGGTTTATGAGCTCCTACCCAGTTTGTTTTTTAAATATAGCAAAACAGTTCCCTTGTCCAGTCAACATCTATTGACAATCAAGACCAAGTAGTGCAGGTACATGAAAATACTACAAGCAGTACCAAAGTAGAGAACAGAAAACAAGTGATCGGCCAAACTACTTAGCTACCAACATAGGATTGCCTGTTGTATCCTCCTGCCGCGGCGCCATTCGCATACGTCTGGCGCTGGTGGCCAGCAGCCTGCGCTGGACAGTCTCTTGCGAAGTGCCCAGGCTGATTACATTTGAAGCACAGACCAGTGTTGGCGTTGCCGCCAGCCGAAGAACTGTAGGGGGCAGCCTGCCCTGGACAGTCTCTTGAAAAGTGCCCGGGCTGGTTACATTTGAAGCACAAGCCTGAGCTGGCATTGGCAGCTGAAGGACCATAGGAATTAGGTGCGAAGCCGCTACCTGCTGCTGGTGTCGCTGATGGTGCAGCCGGCATCCCGATCGATGCGCTGAATTGCTGCCCAAACTGATTTGGGCCACCCATATTCACGGCATAGGAATTGTTGGAGGCTGGCACACTCTGTCCAGCTTCTGAGTTGGCGAAGCCAGCATTAACAGCAGGACCACCATTCAGCCCAGGGGAAGAGCCTGAAGTGTCCTCCGCCAAAAGGCTATCAATGGCCCCCAGAAAAAAACGACTCTCTTTCACTGGGTCGTATCTTTCAGCCTTAACAATGTTGCACTTCACACGCGGCTCATCATTATAGACTTCTTCCTTGACTCTCAGCTTGAATAGGTATTGCTGAAAACGGACCTGCTGTATGATTTCTGCAAACCGTACATCGTCTTGCTCTTCATGCTTTATCCTGAAAAGATCTTGTGCTGAGAGGCCGATTATCTCCTGGCCAGCCTCTTGGAACGAAGTTGCATGAGTGAACCCAGTATGATCCTGGATATGGCACGACAGCAGGTATCTATACTCGCACGTTTCAGAGCTCTGATCGCATTTCTCACAAAGCCACATCCCATCACCATTATTTGTGACCTTTTTGTTGCAGCTTTTACCATTAACCTCCCTGGTGCATGCTGGGTAACAAAAATTATCAGTGTAGATTTGTGAAATTGCACCTTGAACGGTGATCCAATCAGGCTTTTCTGATTGCCCCAGGCGTTCATCCTTGATCTGTGCAGTTTTTTTCCGGACATCAGTCCTGCCCATGCTTGACATTTCCCCAGATAAAGAAGTGCAGGCAGCAATTTTTCCTTCAGTTATGTACCACTGCCTCAGCCTTTCAGCTTCAGGGAAATCTGGATTTATTTTTAACAAACTTGAGCTAGTTGTACTCACTGTTTTGCCATTGAATTCACCAACTCGGCCAGATTTCAGCGCAAGTATAGGATTCAAACCAGAATCGCACAGCGACTGCAGCTGCTGACCTTCAGCATCACAGAAGTTACCCCAAAAGGTCATTTCCACACTGCAACCAGACATGTCCTTCAGTTGAAGGACTCTTTTCTGGGTTTCCCCGCCATTCTTAAGCATTACTGTAAAAGAAGGCCTAACTGAAGTAACAACACCAAGCAAGTCTACCGTGGTATCTTTATCCATGTTTGCAATTTCGCTGATCTGCCGAAAATTGAACTGCTGCTTAGGGATGCTGCTATCATCACCAGAACAAACTTCTATAGATGATGAAGGCTCAAGGTTTATTTCATAGTCATTGTTTAAAGGGCTAAACCTCTTGTTTGCAGGTTTTAGCGATCCCCTAGATACCAAGTACACCTTATCAACCTCAATTAAGTCATAGAACTGATCAACTGCCACGCCAAAGCATGTTGCACGAATTTCTCCACCATTTGCATCAAGGAGATCAAAGGAGAAGACTTTTCCTGGACCTCTTGCGTTATTGAAGTTCTTGACATGAACCTTCGCAGTCACCCTAGCCTTTATTGTCCATGTACGTTGGTATGGGTTCAGTGCAGAAATTGGAATAACACGAGAAGCAGCTTCATTCTTAGCAACTGGGCCACTATTTCTATGGGGTGGAGGTGGCTGCTGATATGAAGGCTGTGCAGGGCGCCCATATATATTGCCAGGAGGGCCAAAGCCCCCACCTGTGCCAGGAACCGCAAAACTTTGGTTTTGATGAGAGTTTGGGTGCACCACGTTGGCATTCATTGTGTTATGTGCTGACATTGCACCATAAGTTCCACCAGACAACACATTGTTAGCACCAGGTTGAACAGACTGACAAATTGAAGAGTCCACACCTGGGCCACCGTTGTTGGGTCTACCATATGACAGATTGTTACCAATCTGTTCCACCCTTGGAGCAACTGCAGACCCCAGCATGCCTGGGCCAGAATAGTTTCCACTGTTTGTTTGAGCAGGATTGGCCGGTAAGTTAGGCTCCTGTTCCTCAGGTAAGCTTTTCTCATAAATCTTTGGTGTCCCAATTTTGGGGCACTCACTTTGGAGAACTTCAAGTTTGACAACAATAACGATCCTGAAGCAATGGAAAAGAATTCAGCTCAACTGATTAGAAATCCATATACAAACATCAAATTGTTTTAAAGTTGTCTGGTTAGTTCTACCAGAAGATATTTGTTTTCTAGAAACAAACTCAGCTCATAAAACAGTACGAGAACGAGCAATTTGAAGACATCGGAGAATATAATAGCTAACATGCCCCTTTGTCTTTAGAATTAAAAATCCAGCCTTCATGTTTTCACAAAGGGAACAAACAAGGTTCCAAACACATGATGTAAATTGTTTCATTAATTGACACGGCAATCAACAATCAAAATAACAGATCGTAGGCCATAAGCATTGGCACAAAATAGAACACCTTTTTTTCTGCAAGAAACATACAGACATGATGCCATGGGTTATAAATTCCTACATAAGGAAGGTAGTTCTCAGAAAACTATATATCACAAACTAGGAGGATGGAGCTTTCTTGTCGCTGGTAGCTTGGTAAAACATGAGAAGCGAAATGTGTTAATTTGGATGAGAGTGCACTCACAAACAGACAACCGCATGTGAAATCACAGTAGAATATGAAATCAAACTTTCTTAGGGTCCTCGGAAGAATGAGATTGCAAGCAGGCTATGCATATTATTTGCATTAGATCAACATGAAACGTTCAACACATTCATTGACATAGCACTGCATCAAACACCAAACCCCCCTCATTTTGTCAACAGTACCCTGCTGGGATTGAATGAGAACTGAAAAGAAAATGAGTAATGGCATATGTTCTGCTAGTAAAATGCTACAGGATTATCAGAAAACAATCGATTGAAGGCTTGAAGCTGAAATAAGACGAACATAATGTTTAACGCTTTAATCCACTCATTATCCCAAGAAGCCGGCTGCAAGCAATAAATAACAATTTACAATAGCATCCAAAACATTGTTGTATCCTGCAAGTTCCCTCGGGCTCATACGGCGGTTATTGCAAATGGGGCATCTCCACATGTTGAATATCAccgtaggggctggtatgggcggccgccccCGGTAGCCAGAAGCAGGCAAACAAAAAATTATTATTTGGTTTTTACGTGGGCCAACACTTAACTAACGACGCAGCCCAGTTGCACGTGCAGCCCAAAGCCCAAAACTAGCTCGCAGCTTATCCCACACCCAAGCCGACCACGCAGCAGGAAATCCCCAACAGAGCAAGCACGATCCCTAACTTAggtgtcgccgtcgccgccgccaacACTGAGCTCCGCATCGCCAGACGCCTGGTGAATCCATGAATGGGCGAACGAGAAGCAGTCCCGGGGGCATCCTGCGTGGGAGGCAATGGCAGCGGCACAGCATCAAGCTCGCACAAACAGAGAGTTGCAGTTTGCAAAGGCAGCAAGCGCAACCAGCAGGTACACACTGATACTGTCCAATCCATTTTCTTCTGACATTCACCTTCAATTTCTACTTTTCTAGCCAATTACTGAACATGGTGATGTTGTAATATAGGGAATTTAtaagaaaatgaaaccaattgcTGCTTATTTTGGAACTACCCCAATTACTGAACCGCAAGTGCAGTCTGCTCAAGTGTATAATTAACCTGAATTTGTTCATGAACTTGGAGTGTCTAATTGAGGATCTGATGCAAACATTTCACATGCTCCTGTTCTTGAACTTGAGGTGGCTAATGAGACCTCTGATGCTAACATTTTGCAAGCTCCTATTCAAGGGTTTAGCCAAGCTGACATTGAACCTGATCCGGTACTTCGGAAACAAATCAGAGAAAATACTTACCCAGAAATTAGAGATGCACTTAGGAGGGAATATTTGAAGAATGGTCCATGTCAGCCGCTTGGGCATGATTTTCCTTGCAACATTAATACAGATAATAGGGTATTCAGAGAGGAATGGTTTGAGGGGTTTGATTGGCTAGAGTGCAGTGTAGACAAAAACTGTGAATAATGTTTTTTGCTGCTTTCTATTTAAGCAGTCAGCAAGCCATGTAAGTTTGGGGGCAATGTCTTCAAGCAGGATGGGTATAAAAACTGGAAGAAGGCAGTGGAATATTGCAGGCTTCATGTAAGTTCGATAAAGAGTGCTCACAACAATGCAAGAAGACATTGTGTAGATTTCAAGAATCAGAAACAAAGTGTGGCATATGCAATCACTACTCAAACTGAGAGGGGCCATCTTCAATATCAAGACGTTTGTTGGCTATTATGGGTGTTGTGAGGTTTCTTCTTAGTCAAGGACTTGCTTTCCATGGCCGTGATGAGTCTAAGACTTCAAGAAACATGGGTAGTTTTCATGAGATGTTGAATTGGTATGCTAAAAGATGCAAAGCTGCAGCTGATGAACTCAATGATAAATTGATAATGCTCCTCGGAATCATCAAACGGCTTGTCATGATATCCAGAAGCAAATTGTACATGCTTGCACAGAAAAAACACCGAGGTCATCATGACTGAGCTTGGGGATGGTCATTTCTCTCCACCAACAACAAATGGCTGTCATTTTGAGGTTTCTAAACATAAAAGGAGATATTTTGGAAAGGTTACTTGGTGTCAAGCATGTTGTCGACACCACATCTGCATCTCTCAAAAGATCCTTCAGTGAAGTGTTTGCTAACCATAAATTATCCATGTCTAGACTGAGACGTCAATGGTATGATGGAGCCTCAAATACGTGGGGGCACTAAATGATTAAAGAAACTAGTGTTAGATGAAACTCCTCATGCATTATATGTTCACCGTTCCGCCCATCAGTTTCAATTACTAGTTGTGGCTTTTGTGAAGGGCATTCTTGCCATTAGTGATTTCTTTGGATATGCAAATATGATTGTAACCATGGTTAGTGATCTTTTGTTGACTTGTTTCCAATGCTGTGTTTTGTAGGTCAGTGCTTCCTTGTGAAAGAAAAGATGCATTGCTACAAAAGCATCATGCCAAAATTGTGTGGCAATTAGAGAATGGGAAGATTCTTAAAGGAAGAGGCAAACATCAAGAGACGACTTTAGCAAGACCTGGTGATACGCGATGGGGATCTCATCATAGAACACTGATTCGGTGATTCAAGTGCATGCGATTTCTCATGATGGGGAAGATGCTGATGATGGAGGCAAAGTATCAGGTTTGATGAAATCTATGGAGGTCTTTGAATTTGTTCTAAATCTTGCATTTGATGCTTAAAGTGCTTGGTTTGACTAATGACTTGTCACAAGCATTGCAACAGGACTAAAATATAGTAGTAAGTGCAATGGAAATGATTGTGTCTGTGAAAAGTTTATTGCAGCAGCTAAGGGATGAAGGATAGGAGCCAGCCACTTCGTTTTGTGTTAAGAGAGAGATACTAGTGCCTAGTATGAATGAGAATATTCCGGCAAGAAGTTCCCACAAAATGGTTTGTGCTTCCATCACTGTTTGTAAAGCGTCCCTAAAGCGATGCTTAAGCGTCAGAGCGCCCTCCAGGCTCAAAGCATCAAGTTCGCTTTAGATATGTGTCTAACGCATCCACCTTATAGACATTAAAGCGTCTTAAGTGCCCGCTTAGGCATCCTGATTGGCACTTTAGTGCAGAGAGGACGCCTTAGACTTGCCAGGCAGGGGAACAGAGATTTCTAGCGGGAAAAGGGGCTGGGCGGGAACACAAGGGCGGGAAAACTGGGCTCACAGGTTAAACATTACAGGAGGGGAAAGAAAGAGAGAGAACCAAAACCAGAGCGTGCAaatctcctccccctcctctccggctgcatccccccccccccccccctctccttgtgCAACCACAATGTATGGCTCCTGCCCTCTCTTCTCCCCCTTCCCCTCCCTTT is drawn from Aegilops tauschii subsp. strangulata cultivar AL8/78 chromosome 1, Aet v6.0, whole genome shotgun sequence and contains these coding sequences:
- the LOC109733072 gene encoding replication protein A 70 kDa DNA-binding subunit C gives rise to the protein MEAPPPLTAGAVTEIWELPNGPATFQPVLQVADLRPVVAKNTTAAAAAAQHSERFRMLLSDGVHSQQSMLGTGLNDLIKDGTLRVGSIVHLTDMTCNTIQKRRIVIVVKLEVLQSECPKIGTPKIYEKSLPEEQEPNLPANPAQTNSGNYSGPGMLGSAVAPRVEQIGNNLSYGRPNNGGPGVDSSICQSVQPGANNVLSGGTYGAMSAHNTMNANVVHPNSHQNQSFAVPGTGGGFGPPGNIYGRPAQPSYQQPPPPHRNSGPVAKNEAASRVIPISALNPYQRTWTIKARVTAKVHVKNFNNARGPGKVFSFDLLDANGGEIRATCFGVAVDQFYDLIEVDKVYLVSRGSLKPANKRFSPLNNDYEINLEPSSSIEVCSGDDSSIPKQQFNFRQISEIANMDKDTTVDLLGVVTSVRPSFTVMLKNGGETQKRVLQLKDMSGCSVEMTFWGNFCDAEGQQLQSLCDSGLNPILALKSGRVGEFNGKTVSTTSSSLLKINPDFPEAERLRQWYITEGKIAACTSLSGEMSSMGRTDVRKKTAQIKDERLGQSEKPDWITVQGAISQIYTDNFCYPACTREVNGKSCNKKVTNNGDGMWLCEKCDQSSETCEYRYLLSCHIQDHTGFTHATSFQEAGQEIIGLSAQDLFRIKHEEQDDVRFAEIIQQVRFQQYLFKLRVKEEVYNDEPRVKCNIVKAERYDPVKESRFFLGAIDSLLAEDTSGSSPGLNGGPAVNAGFANSEAGQSVPASNNSYAVNMGGPNQFGQQFSASIGMPAAPSATPAAGSGFAPNSYGPSAANASSGLCFKCNQPGHFSRDCPGQAAPYSSSAGGNANTGLCFKCNQPGHFARDCPAQAAGHQRQTYANGAAAGGYNRQSYVGS